One [Clostridium] saccharolyticum WM1 DNA segment encodes these proteins:
- a CDS encoding DUF6329 domain-containing protein — MKAIFERKPSDFNPQDFEVSKTLRLPAEVFEAVLENPQREYDFIQENIEQMHCDSSGVYHCLLLTGEGRNDGLLVESEGYGYCRYASYVPNISGLITPGSSLKDLLHVRWEDIHLLHKDVEVQPATIVELDEHTLTNAGKEAWTDILDAEVVKIYNGYYGLQMELDKVKPSRLEEFSSMLAGYCPVSDYEKWVTQEGDAPSQSPEMK, encoded by the coding sequence ATGAAAGCAATCTTTGAAAGAAAGCCCTCAGATTTTAATCCACAGGACTTTGAGGTATCGAAAACCCTACGGCTTCCCGCTGAAGTTTTTGAAGCTGTGCTGGAAAATCCTCAGCGGGAGTATGACTTTATTCAGGAAAATATTGAGCAGATGCACTGCGACAGTAGTGGTGTGTATCACTGCCTGCTTCTCACCGGCGAGGGCAGAAATGACGGACTGCTGGTGGAATCGGAGGGTTACGGTTACTGCCGGTACGCCTCCTATGTTCCCAACATTTCCGGACTAATCACCCCGGGCAGCAGCCTGAAAGACCTTCTCCATGTCCGTTGGGAGGACATCCATCTGCTTCACAAGGATGTGGAGGTGCAGCCTGCCACCATCGTGGAGCTGGATGAGCATACCCTGACCAATGCCGGGAAAGAGGCGTGGACTGATATTTTGGATGCCGAAGTGGTCAAGATTTACAACGGCTACTACGGTTTGCAGATGGAGCTGGACAAGGTGAAGCCCTCCCGATTGGAGGAATTCTCGTCCATGCTTGCCGGGTACTGTCCGGTATCGGATTATGAAAAATGGGTCACGCAAGAGGGCGATGCGCCTTCCCAGTCACCCGAAATGAAATGA
- a CDS encoding DUF6103 family protein yields the protein MKKATLTVSFDSEKLDALTYHMGKKDANLQTELEDTVQKLYEKHVPQTTREYIDDKLSREAAAKLKRPIRPASASGSDNRLV from the coding sequence ATGAAAAAAGCAACACTGACGGTCAGCTTTGACAGTGAAAAGCTGGATGCCCTGACCTATCACATGGGTAAAAAGGATGCGAATTTGCAGACAGAGCTGGAGGATACCGTCCAGAAGCTCTACGAAAAGCACGTTCCGCAGACCACCCGTGAGTACATTGACGATAAGCTCTCCCGTGAGGCCGCTGCAAAGCTCAAAAGGCCGATTCGCCCTGCTTCGGCAAGTGGTTCCGACAACAGGCTGGTGTAA
- a CDS encoding ribbon-helix-helix domain-containing protein, with the protein MAKEPEKVRTGFYIEKEVLERCDELLEQANVKSRNEFVTEALRFYCGYLISQKIENYLLQSLSSVLVSTIRDTENRLARMDFKIATELSKLSHVVAYTHAVDDQALQSLHLKCVEEVKRINGAIDFEDAYNYQKRRT; encoded by the coding sequence ATGGCAAAGGAACCGGAGAAAGTCCGCACCGGCTTTTATATCGAAAAGGAAGTACTGGAGCGGTGCGATGAGCTGCTGGAGCAAGCCAATGTGAAATCTCGCAATGAATTTGTCACCGAGGCGCTGAGGTTTTACTGCGGGTATCTTATCTCACAGAAAATTGAAAATTATCTGTTGCAGAGCTTATCCTCCGTTCTCGTCAGCACTATCCGGGATACGGAAAACCGTCTGGCCAGAATGGATTTTAAAATAGCCACCGAGCTTTCCAAGCTCTCTCATGTGGTGGCGTATACCCATGCGGTTGACGATCAGGCACTGCAAAGCCTACACTTAAAATGTGTGGAGGAAGTAAAACGGATCAACGGTGCGATTGATTTTGAAGATGCATATAACTACCAAAAGCGGCGAACCTAA
- a CDS encoding GNAT family N-acetyltransferase: MELKYKPARNMDIEPIFKLNKALIDEYENIEIIDYQKVLLWVRNKIETHIQEYIYVMFNGKKVGYYYFHHTDGKMEIDDLYVFPQYRNMGIGTEILKKCISETNLPIFLYVFASNKRAIALYQRLGFEITETIKGSRYIMQRQGLFT; the protein is encoded by the coding sequence ATGGAGCTAAAGTACAAACCAGCTAGAAATATGGATATTGAACCTATATTCAAACTTAATAAAGCACTAATTGACGAGTATGAAAACATAGAAATTATTGATTATCAGAAAGTTTTGTTATGGGTACGGAATAAGATTGAAACGCATATACAAGAGTATATATACGTTATGTTTAACGGAAAAAAAGTGGGATATTACTATTTCCATCATACAGATGGAAAAATGGAAATTGATGATTTGTATGTTTTCCCTCAATATCGAAATATGGGCATAGGAACAGAAATATTGAAAAAGTGTATTTCTGAAACGAACCTTCCCATTTTCCTTTATGTTTTTGCAAGCAACAAAAGAGCCATTGCTTTATATCAAAGGTTAGGTTTTGAGATAACAGAAACAATTAAAGGCTCTCGATATATTATGCAGCGTCAGGGGCTTTTCACATAA
- a CDS encoding GNAT family N-acetyltransferase — MIYKENILQYDDYYRLRKSVDWNNFSKEQTISALKRSLYDIVAIDNKTVVGMGRLIGDGLYYTIVDIVVMPEYQSKGIGSELIKRILDYVDSQTPLCGRASIQLIADKGKESFYEKMGFKKIPHENCGSGMRKVIRKGEI, encoded by the coding sequence ATGATTTATAAAGAAAATATATTACAGTACGATGATTACTATAGATTAAGAAAAAGTGTAGATTGGAACAATTTCTCAAAAGAACAAACTATATCAGCACTTAAAAGAAGTCTTTATGATATAGTTGCGATTGATAATAAAACTGTTGTTGGTATGGGTAGATTAATTGGAGATGGCTTATATTACACAATTGTGGATATAGTAGTAATGCCTGAGTACCAGTCAAAAGGAATTGGCAGTGAACTGATCAAAAGAATACTAGACTATGTGGATAGCCAAACGCCGCTTTGTGGACGTGCCAGCATTCAATTAATTGCGGATAAAGGAAAAGAATCGTTTTATGAAAAAATGGGGTTCAAGAAAATCCCTCATGAGAATTGTGGTTCAGGTATGAGGAAAGTTATACGTAAAGGCGAAATCTAA
- a CDS encoding MerR family transcriptional regulator, whose amino-acid sequence MLIKEVCEKCRLTKKAIEYYESKNLIHPQILENGYRNYSDSDISALKEISVLRKCGISIADIAEILISSNKPAALAKCKYITELRMQRLNDIQKCMDSLIANYDVNREFDYLQTHDADLYTVKEKLVFAFPGNYGLYVSMHFGRFLNGTIETEKQRKAYDAIVQYLDHVDVYLPSELSEFLELLFNASEKIDALKMEEEINGKMHKMLADTDCYLERNREEIERYIEFKSSDEYQNSDAGKIQRYMLDFQKESGYQEVLIANMKILSPAYAEYLKKVEAANDIMLKKFPKAKDMYELN is encoded by the coding sequence ATGCTGATAAAAGAAGTTTGTGAGAAATGCAGGCTAACAAAAAAGGCAATAGAATATTACGAGTCTAAAAATCTGATACATCCGCAGATACTCGAAAACGGATACAGGAATTACAGCGATTCCGATATATCTGCACTGAAAGAGATATCTGTGCTTAGAAAATGTGGTATCAGCATTGCCGATATTGCAGAGATACTAATTAGCTCAAATAAACCGGCGGCTTTAGCCAAGTGCAAATATATCACGGAATTACGGATGCAACGTTTGAATGATATACAAAAGTGTATGGACAGTCTGATTGCCAATTACGATGTGAATCGTGAATTTGACTATCTGCAAACGCATGATGCGGACTTATACACCGTAAAAGAGAAATTGGTTTTTGCTTTTCCCGGAAACTATGGCCTTTATGTATCAATGCATTTTGGCAGATTCCTGAACGGGACAATTGAAACTGAGAAACAACGAAAAGCTTATGATGCTATCGTGCAGTACCTTGATCATGTGGATGTGTATTTGCCTTCAGAGCTTTCTGAATTTTTGGAATTGCTTTTCAATGCAAGTGAAAAAATTGATGCGCTAAAGATGGAAGAAGAAATAAACGGAAAAATGCATAAAATGCTTGCTGATACAGACTGTTACTTGGAACGCAACCGGGAAGAAATTGAACGGTATATTGAATTTAAAAGCTCTGATGAGTATCAGAATTCCGATGCAGGCAAAATTCAAAGGTACATGTTGGATTTTCAAAAAGAAAGCGGCTATCAAGAGGTTTTAATAGCCAACATGAAAATACTCAGTCCCGCTTATGCTGAATATTTGAAAAAGGTTGAAGCAGCAAATGACATTATGCTGAAAAAGTTTCCAAAAGCAAAGGATATGTATGAATTAAATTAA
- the mobP3 gene encoding MobP3 family relaxase — translation MPKIIFTSQYMRDAPPAQLENYVKYIGTREGVEKIDESKLLLSATVKQQQLIQQIIRNILSAKDMLEYADYCESPTIGNATEFISLALEQNLNLIGKRENYVEYIAGRPRVERTGEHGLFTDVGVPVVLAQVQEDVCQHKGAVWTHVISLRREDAARLGYDRGRQWQDLLRSKKAMLCKYMKIDSENLCWYAAFHNESHHPHVHLMVYSAKDDDGFLTEPAIEGMRSELAHDIFRQDFAHIYEHQNEARSQLKQGAADVMAELLSQVQDRVCENKAIEADLLLLSKRLQNTGGKKVYGYLKADVKAIIDRIVDELSKEERIDKLYRAWNDWQNEILKTYTNKLPPLPPLSQQKQFKSIKNMVIAEALKLGGHHFSFEDEDAPEPELTEPADGETEEAFMEPADVVFRADWSKQYKLARKYFYGSEDVPQDFDKAYILFLLEAESGNALAMHDLGRMFADGLCREIDLQIAHAWYEKALAAFLSAEKEKPKPYLEYRIGKIYAAGLGTEQDYGQAASWFQEAAEKNHKYAQYSLGCLYYRGQGVPQDYTEALCLYTLSANEGNPYADYELAKMYRNGVGTLVNADISTQHFKAAFSGFYRLEKDSHDDKLQYRLGQMLYTGTGTDKDMQAAVSYLEKSAQLGNVNAQCLLGKVCLETGIGNPVQAVARMVKAAEAGNAGAQYALGKLYRDGTHVDKDIPKAVAMFTAAAEQKNEYAAYQLGKLYLSSADLPKNLPEAVKWLTLSSDLSNAYAGYSLAKLYLSGDGIPKDVGAAIRLFTLSAEKKNEFAAYQLGKLYLQGEDVPKNVEAAIRWLTASANQGNQYAQYALGKLYFYDGDVPRDKEKSLYWLGLAATQGNVYAQYFIDNINNYRNPSVLLAATRLMHRLENLFREDYRRTAGIAAGQIDCKRRRKLQEKKQAQGHKRDDYAPQIYL, via the coding sequence ATGCCGAAAATCATCTTTACCTCGCAATATATGCGGGATGCCCCGCCAGCCCAGCTTGAAAACTATGTGAAGTACATCGGAACCCGTGAGGGTGTGGAAAAAATTGATGAGAGCAAGCTGTTGCTTTCGGCTACGGTAAAACAGCAGCAGCTGATCCAACAGATCATCCGGAATATTCTCTCTGCCAAAGATATGCTGGAGTATGCCGACTACTGTGAAAGCCCTACCATCGGCAACGCTACCGAATTTATTTCCCTGGCATTGGAACAGAACCTAAACCTCATTGGCAAGCGGGAAAATTATGTGGAGTATATCGCAGGCCGTCCCCGTGTGGAGCGGACCGGCGAGCATGGTCTGTTTACCGATGTGGGAGTGCCGGTGGTGCTGGCGCAGGTACAGGAGGATGTGTGCCAGCACAAGGGTGCTGTCTGGACTCATGTCATCAGCCTACGCCGGGAGGATGCCGCAAGGCTTGGATATGACAGAGGCAGGCAGTGGCAGGATTTGCTCCGCAGCAAAAAAGCCATGCTCTGCAAGTATATGAAAATCGACAGTGAAAACCTCTGCTGGTATGCTGCCTTTCATAATGAAAGCCATCATCCCCATGTGCATCTCATGGTTTACTCCGCCAAAGACGATGACGGCTTCCTTACCGAGCCTGCCATTGAAGGCATGCGCTCGGAGCTGGCACACGATATCTTCCGTCAGGACTTCGCCCACATTTATGAGCATCAGAACGAAGCCCGCAGCCAGCTCAAGCAGGGTGCCGCCGATGTGATGGCCGAGCTGCTTTCACAGGTACAGGATCGTGTCTGTGAAAACAAAGCCATCGAAGCGGATCTGCTGCTGTTATCGAAACGGCTTCAAAACACAGGGGGTAAAAAGGTGTATGGATACCTCAAGGCAGATGTTAAAGCCATCATCGACCGCATCGTAGATGAGCTTTCTAAGGAAGAACGGATCGACAAGCTCTACCGGGCATGGAACGACTGGCAGAATGAAATCCTCAAGACTTACACGAATAAGCTGCCACCCCTTCCTCCTCTCTCCCAGCAGAAACAATTTAAGAGTATTAAAAACATGGTGATCGCCGAAGCATTAAAGCTGGGTGGTCACCATTTCTCATTTGAGGATGAAGATGCACCAGAACCGGAGCTTACAGAGCCTGCGGACGGCGAAACGGAGGAAGCCTTTATGGAGCCTGCCGATGTGGTCTTTCGTGCCGATTGGAGCAAGCAATACAAGCTGGCGAGAAAATATTTCTACGGCAGCGAGGACGTGCCTCAGGATTTTGATAAGGCATACATTCTTTTCTTGCTGGAAGCGGAATCCGGAAATGCCCTTGCCATGCATGATCTCGGCAGAATGTTCGCCGATGGCTTGTGTCGTGAAATTGACTTGCAGATTGCTCACGCATGGTATGAAAAAGCACTGGCTGCTTTTTTATCCGCAGAGAAAGAAAAGCCGAAACCCTATCTGGAATACCGCATCGGAAAAATATACGCCGCTGGTCTTGGAACCGAACAAGATTATGGGCAGGCAGCCTCATGGTTTCAGGAGGCGGCAGAAAAAAATCATAAATACGCCCAATACTCCCTCGGCTGTTTGTATTACCGTGGTCAGGGTGTTCCACAGGATTATACAGAGGCGCTCTGTCTCTATACTCTGTCTGCCAATGAGGGGAACCCCTATGCGGATTATGAGCTTGCCAAAATGTATCGTAACGGTGTTGGTACGCTCGTGAATGCGGATATATCCACCCAGCATTTCAAAGCCGCCTTTTCCGGATTTTATCGTCTGGAAAAGGACAGCCATGATGACAAGCTGCAATACCGCCTTGGTCAGATGCTTTACACCGGAACTGGTACGGACAAAGATATGCAGGCTGCAGTTTCTTATCTGGAGAAATCAGCACAGCTTGGAAATGTAAATGCCCAATGTCTGCTGGGCAAGGTGTGTCTGGAAACCGGTATCGGAAACCCTGTACAGGCGGTGGCTAGGATGGTCAAAGCAGCGGAGGCCGGAAACGCCGGAGCGCAGTATGCCCTCGGAAAGTTGTACCGGGATGGCACTCATGTAGATAAAGACATTCCAAAAGCAGTGGCTATGTTCACAGCTGCCGCAGAACAGAAAAACGAGTATGCCGCTTACCAACTCGGCAAGCTGTATCTGTCCAGTGCGGATCTTCCGAAGAATCTTCCGGAAGCGGTCAAGTGGCTCACGCTTTCCTCCGACCTTAGCAATGCTTATGCCGGGTACTCACTGGCCAAGCTGTATCTTTCCGGTGATGGCATTCCCAAGGATGTCGGTGCGGCAATCAGGCTGTTCACCTTATCGGCAGAGAAGAAAAATGAATTTGCCGCCTATCAGCTCGGCAAGCTCTATCTCCAAGGGGAAGATGTCCCAAAGAATGTGGAAGCCGCTATCCGTTGGCTGACCGCTTCTGCCAATCAGGGAAACCAATATGCACAGTATGCTCTTGGTAAGCTGTATTTTTATGACGGCGATGTTCCCCGTGACAAGGAAAAGAGCCTTTACTGGCTGGGACTGGCTGCGACGCAGGGCAATGTCTATGCGCAGTACTTTATTGACAACATCAACAACTATCGCAATCCCTCGGTGCTACTGGCAGCCACCCGGCTTATGCATCGGCTGGAGAATTTGTTCCGGGAGGATTACCGAAGAACCGCAGGAATCGCTGCCGGTCAAATCGACTGCAAGCGCAGACGGAAGCTGCAGGAGAAAAAGCAGGCGCAGGGTCACAAGCGGGATGACTATGCGCCGCAAATTTATTTATGA
- a CDS encoding DUF3991 and toprim domain-containing protein: MSDYIHFTDEQKERANSVDLVDFLQRQGEKLLPSGRDKRLASDHSITVRGNRWYDHASEEGSYAIDLVKRLYNLSFPEAVSLLLGGEQGVEYRQHSKFSEPEQRKPFALPPAHTDMRRVFAYLIKQRCISREVVSEFAREKLLFEDAEYHNAVFVGFDEKCVARHAHKKSTATGSAFRINVEGSHPAYSFHYVSKNPSPNNLFVFEAPIDLLSYISLHPQNWKNASYVALNGVSEQPVLKLLELYPQLQRVTLCLDNDKAGHKAASRIHETLRQQRFEDVVYDVSAHKDWNEDLKALYSQEQAAPSMVMT; this comes from the coding sequence ATGTCAGACTACATCCATTTTACAGACGAACAAAAGGAACGAGCCAACTCCGTAGACTTGGTGGACTTCCTCCAGCGGCAAGGAGAAAAGCTCCTGCCATCAGGGAGGGATAAGCGGCTGGCCAGCGATCACAGCATCACCGTTCGGGGCAACCGCTGGTACGATCACGCTTCTGAGGAGGGCAGTTATGCTATTGATCTTGTGAAACGGCTCTATAATCTGTCTTTCCCGGAGGCGGTTAGCCTCCTGCTGGGTGGTGAGCAAGGAGTAGAATACCGGCAGCACAGCAAATTCAGTGAACCGGAGCAGCGAAAGCCATTCGCTCTGCCGCCAGCGCACACGGATATGCGCCGGGTGTTTGCTTATCTCATTAAACAGCGCTGTATCAGCCGAGAGGTGGTGTCGGAGTTTGCCAGAGAGAAGCTGCTGTTTGAGGATGCAGAATACCACAACGCTGTGTTTGTTGGCTTCGATGAAAAATGCGTTGCCCGCCATGCCCATAAGAAAAGTACGGCAACCGGCAGTGCTTTTCGCATCAATGTAGAGGGCAGCCATCCGGCCTACAGCTTTCATTACGTTTCCAAGAATCCAAGCCCCAACAACCTGTTTGTGTTTGAAGCACCTATTGATCTGCTGTCCTACATCAGTTTGCATCCACAGAATTGGAAAAACGCCAGTTATGTGGCGCTGAACGGTGTGTCGGAACAGCCGGTGCTAAAACTATTGGAACTGTACCCTCAGCTTCAACGAGTGACACTTTGTCTGGACAATGATAAAGCTGGTCATAAAGCCGCCAGCCGCATTCATGAAACATTACGGCAGCAGAGATTTGAAGATGTGGTGTATGATGTTTCCGCACACAAGGACTGGAATGAAGATTTGAAAGCATTATACTCGCAGGAGCAAGCCGCACCATCTATGGTAATGACATAA
- a CDS encoding DUF1697 domain-containing protein produces the protein MKRYIALLRGINVSGKNKIAMSELKTGFVEMGYTEVFTHLNSGNVIFSSDIDDTAILVNTIKMMIKNKFELDIPVFIILQEELEDILNNAPDWWGDDNKDIYDNLIFMFPPLSYNEFYNKVGNPKEEYEKVYNYKNAVFWSFNRKDYQKTNWWSKTASSNIRDKITIRTANTARKIVGI, from the coding sequence ATGAAAAGATACATTGCATTATTAAGAGGTATCAATGTAAGCGGCAAAAATAAGATAGCAATGTCTGAACTAAAAACAGGTTTTGTAGAAATGGGCTATACAGAAGTTTTTACACACCTCAATAGCGGCAACGTTATCTTTTCAAGTGATATAGATGATACGGCTATTCTTGTAAATACAATAAAAATGATGATAAAAAACAAGTTTGAGTTAGATATACCAGTTTTTATTATTTTACAGGAAGAATTGGAAGATATATTAAATAATGCGCCCGATTGGTGGGGCGATGATAACAAGGACATATATGATAACCTTATTTTTATGTTTCCTCCCTTATCTTATAACGAGTTTTATAATAAGGTTGGAAATCCTAAAGAGGAGTATGAGAAAGTATACAATTATAAAAATGCTGTTTTCTGGTCTTTTAACCGAAAAGATTATCAAAAGACAAATTGGTGGTCAAAGACTGCCAGTTCAAATATAAGGGACAAGATTACAATCCGAACAGCAAATACAGCAAGAAAAATAGTTGGAATATAG
- a CDS encoding VirD4-like conjugal transfer protein, CD1115 family, whose product MLSQVTILIAVAAVMFFVIGGLSLLAHYYTLSGIKSKTVGDGQHGTARFATESEIRRTYTHVTYEPEKWRRGQNLPTLQGLVVGSKQKAGSTTALIDDGDIHCLMIGAAGVGKTANFLYPNIEYACASGMSFLCTDTKGDLFRNYAGIAKDYYGYKISVLDLRNPTRSDGDNILQLVNRYMDAYMENPENLALKAKAEKYAKITAKTIISSSGEDSASYGQNAFFYDAAEGLLTSVILLIAEYCPPEKRHIISVFKMIQDLLAPSPVKNKSQFQLLMDKLPTDHKARWFAGAALNTADQAMASVLSTAMSRLNAFLDSEMEQILCFDSSLDTETFCKEKCAIFIVLPEEDNTKYFMVSLFLQQLYREMLTVADEYGGKLPNRVMIFADEIGTIPKIQSMEMMFSAGRSRRISMVPIIQSFAQLEKNYGKEGSAIIIDNCQDILFGGFAPNSESADILSRALGNKTVMSGSISRGKNDPSQSLQMIQRPLMTPDELKTLPKGNFILAKTGCCPMRTKLPLFLKWGIRFEKPFEGEERAARKVHYADRFELEQEILQRGCAYEEDDFAEFPEPPGDDRNGGMLHTPVQEHESELPTMPLRTD is encoded by the coding sequence ATGTTATCCCAAGTAACTATTCTAATTGCAGTGGCCGCCGTGATGTTTTTTGTCATCGGCGGTCTTTCTCTTTTAGCACACTATTATACCCTTAGCGGCATTAAATCTAAAACGGTCGGTGACGGTCAGCACGGTACCGCCCGTTTTGCCACAGAAAGCGAAATCAGACGGACATACACACATGTAACCTACGAGCCGGAAAAATGGCGGCGTGGGCAGAATCTGCCCACCTTGCAGGGGCTTGTGGTAGGGAGTAAGCAAAAGGCAGGCTCTACCACCGCCCTTATTGATGACGGCGATATTCACTGCCTCATGATCGGTGCTGCCGGTGTAGGTAAAACCGCAAACTTTCTATACCCCAACATCGAATACGCCTGCGCCTCTGGCATGAGCTTCCTCTGCACCGATACCAAGGGGGATTTGTTCCGAAACTACGCAGGCATCGCAAAGGATTATTATGGCTACAAAATATCTGTGCTGGATCTGCGTAACCCCACACGCTCGGATGGGGATAACATCCTGCAGCTGGTGAACCGTTATATGGATGCCTACATGGAAAATCCGGAGAATCTCGCGCTGAAAGCTAAAGCGGAGAAGTATGCCAAAATCACTGCCAAGACCATCATCTCCAGCAGCGGCGAGGATTCGGCAAGCTATGGGCAGAACGCCTTTTTCTACGATGCCGCCGAGGGATTATTGACATCCGTGATTCTGCTGATTGCAGAATACTGTCCTCCGGAGAAGCGGCACATCATATCGGTGTTCAAAATGATACAGGATTTGCTGGCTCCCTCCCCGGTGAAGAATAAAAGTCAGTTCCAGCTGCTTATGGATAAGTTACCGACTGACCATAAGGCAAGATGGTTTGCGGGAGCCGCCCTCAACACCGCAGACCAAGCAATGGCCTCCGTGCTGTCTACGGCTATGTCACGCCTCAATGCCTTTCTGGATTCCGAGATGGAGCAGATTCTGTGCTTCGACAGCTCGCTGGACACGGAAACCTTCTGCAAGGAGAAGTGTGCCATCTTTATTGTGTTGCCGGAGGAAGATAACACGAAATACTTTATGGTGTCGTTGTTCCTGCAACAGCTCTACCGGGAGATGCTGACCGTGGCCGATGAATACGGTGGCAAGCTTCCCAACCGGGTCATGATCTTTGCCGATGAGATCGGAACCATCCCTAAGATCCAGTCAATGGAGATGATGTTCTCCGCAGGCCGTTCCCGCCGCATCAGCATGGTACCCATCATTCAATCCTTCGCTCAGCTTGAGAAAAACTACGGCAAGGAGGGTTCCGCAATTATCATTGATAACTGTCAGGACATTTTATTTGGAGGCTTTGCACCCAACTCGGAAAGCGCAGATATCCTCTCAAGGGCGTTGGGGAATAAAACCGTCATGTCCGGTTCCATCAGCAGAGGAAAGAACGATCCCAGCCAGAGCCTGCAGATGATCCAGCGCCCGCTGATGACACCGGATGAGCTGAAAACTCTGCCCAAGGGGAACTTTATTTTGGCCAAAACCGGCTGCTGTCCTATGCGTACCAAGCTGCCGTTGTTTCTGAAATGGGGCATCCGATTCGAAAAGCCCTTTGAGGGGGAGGAACGTGCCGCCCGAAAGGTTCACTATGCCGACCGCTTTGAGCTGGAGCAGGAAATCCTCCAGCGAGGCTGTGCTTATGAGGAAGATGACTTTGCTGAATTTCCGGAGCCTCCCGGTGATGACCGCAACGGAGGTATGCTGCATACTCCAGTGCAGGAGCATGAGTCGGAGCTTCCCACCATGCCTCTACGTACCGATTAG
- a CDS encoding helix-turn-helix domain-containing protein: MNYLSSLYAENVPHRAVAVYRYLKDRANRDGTCYPAIGTIAKDLKLSRRTVQRAIADLEKTGYLQKEQRWRENGGKSSLLFTVK, from the coding sequence TTGAACTATCTTTCCTCACTCTATGCTGAAAATGTCCCACACCGTGCCGTGGCGGTTTACCGGTATCTGAAAGACCGGGCGAACAGGGACGGAACCTGTTATCCTGCAATCGGTACGATTGCTAAGGACTTGAAGCTCTCCCGCCGCACGGTACAGCGAGCCATCGCCGACCTCGAAAAGACCGGCTATCTTCAAAAGGAACAGCGCTGGCGGGAAAACGGCGGCAAGAGTAGTCTGCTGTTTACGGTGAAATGA
- a CDS encoding helix-turn-helix domain-containing protein: MEELLNSFGQTIKEARIAAGMTQDALAEQVGVTPRYIMAIENENKHPRMPVLLKIIRALKISADTIFYPEIQHSDREKEQLMHMIQLCGKKEIKIAAATIKALLDAR, encoded by the coding sequence GTGGAGGAATTGCTGAACTCATTTGGTCAGACCATAAAGGAAGCCCGGATTGCCGCAGGCATGACACAGGATGCCCTTGCGGAACAGGTCGGAGTCACGCCAAGATACATAATGGCCATTGAAAATGAAAACAAACACCCAAGAATGCCGGTACTACTTAAGATTATCCGCGCCTTGAAAATATCAGCCGATACGATCTTTTACCCAGAAATTCAACATTCAGACAGAGAAAAAGAACAGCTCATGCATATGATTCAGCTGTGCGGCAAAAAGGAAATCAAAATAGCCGCCGCAACCATCAAGGCGCTATTGGATGCCAGATAA
- a CDS encoding class I SAM-dependent methyltransferase, translating to MEQKDYWNSVSETKQFTTPFQANEFANYLDLNAVILDVGCGYGRTLNELHHLGYRHLIGMDFSQGMIERGKQQAPYLDLRLKKDAGIDLPDHSIDAVILFAVLTCIKSNEEQQALISEINRVLKPDGILYINDFLINSDERNQARYQSFEEKYGIYGVFELPEGAVLRHHSEKWLKELLLDFRTLKYERLTFTTMNGHKSNGFYFIGRKLS from the coding sequence ATGGAACAAAAAGATTACTGGAACAGTGTATCGGAGACAAAACAGTTTACAACGCCATTTCAGGCAAATGAATTCGCCAATTATCTCGATCTCAATGCCGTCATTCTTGATGTTGGGTGCGGCTATGGCCGTACATTAAACGAATTACATCATCTTGGGTACAGGCATCTGATTGGCATGGATTTTTCGCAGGGAATGATCGAACGGGGAAAACAGCAGGCTCCTTATCTTGACCTCCGTTTGAAAAAAGATGCAGGGATTGATTTGCCGGATCATAGTATAGACGCAGTGATACTCTTTGCCGTCCTGACTTGTATCAAAAGCAATGAAGAACAGCAGGCTCTGATTTCCGAAATAAATCGTGTATTAAAACCTGACGGAATTCTCTACATCAACGATTTCCTTATCAATTCAGATGAACGAAATCAAGCCCGCTATCAAAGCTTTGAAGAAAAGTATGGCATCTATGGTGTCTTTGAATTGCCGGAAGGCGCCGTTCTTCGCCATCACTCAGAGAAATGGTTGAAGGAGCTTTTGCTTGATTTCCGTACATTAAAGTATGAACGCCTGACATTTACAACTATGAACGGACACAAATCGAATGGATTTTATTTCATAGGAAGGAAACTTTCCTAA